GCTCGCGCTCGCGTACGGCCACGCTGTCCCTTCTTATTCTCCAGCACTCAGTTCGGGAGTGTTGCCCTGATCAAAGATCGCAATCATCTTGAGTAGTTGTTTGCGCATGGCCGGTGTCATTTCGCCTGCCCTCATCGCAATCGCCCGCACTTGATGGTCGGCAAGCCGCTGGCGCAACAACTCGTCATCAGGGTCATCCTGGGAAACTAGCGACTTCACTGTGATTGATGCTGTCCCCGCAGGGCGGTGGTCGTCGAAGAACTTGGCGAGTCCCTCCAGCACACTCAACGTTGGGTTGGTATGCGACCCGTTGCGCAGCATCGCCAGGTAACTCCTGGAAAGGGTCGCCGGGTGTGACGGGTCGGCGGTGATCGCCTTGGCCACTTCGGCGGTCGAGTACTCCCGTTGCCGACCGTGGGCGTAGAAGTGGACGGCGACCTGGCGCTCGGCGATGGCGGGCAGCAGGACCTCGCGCAGTAGGTCGCAGCCGTGGCGGTTCCAGAAGGGGCCGCCGATGTGGAGTTCGCTGTTGGCTCCGGCGATGACGTCCTGGACTAGGAGGTCCAGGCGTCGGACGGGGGGCGCTACGAGGTGGGCGGCGGCTCGGGGGGTGGTGAACACTAGGGGGCGCTCGGGTGATGGTCAAGGTGCAGGCGGCCAACGCGCCCGGTGGGCGGTTCTCCAAGGACGCCTTCACCATCGATCTGGAGGCAGGGCAGGTCACCTGCCCGAACCAGATGACCGCCGCGATCCACCCGAAGTCTGATGGCGGTGGGACGGCCTGCTTCAAGACCGCCTGCGCCGCCTGCCCCCTTGCGGCGCAGTGCACTACCGCCAGGAACGGACGCGTCATCACCATCGGCCCTCACGAAGAACACCTGGCCCGGGGCCGGGCTCGCAGTGCGGACCCCGTCTGGCTGGCCGCCTACCGGGCCACCCGCCCCAAGGTCGAACGCAAGATCGCCCACCTGATGCGGCGGCGACACGGCGGACGCCGCGCCCGGGTGCGGGGCCGGGCCAAGATCGCCGCCGACTTCTCCTTGCTGGCCGCCGCCGTCAACGTCGCGCGGCTCGGCGTGCTCGGAATCATGTCCACAGGCAGTGACAAGTGGGCGGTCGCCGCCGGCTGACCGTCCCGAGGGCGCCCTGGACCATGCAAACGACCCGCACGCGGCCGTGCCAAGCCCTCAACAGCCCCCACGACGGCCACGAACCGCCCACACGCCGCCCGACCACCAGCCAGCAACCACGACCCTGACACCCCCAACGGCGACACCGCACGCCCAGGACGACCCGCTTAACACCAGTCACCTAGACCATGCCACCGTCCTCGGAGCAACCCCCTGCGGCAAGGTATGCGGGCTCTGGCACCTTGCGCGCCAAGCCGTCTCCATCGCGTTCTGCGGCGTTCGAGCGAAGATGCGCCGCCCTGGGGGCAGTACCGCCGGGACCGCACCGGCTCCGTGAGGCCCGTCAGCCGTCCTGGGTCGAGGCCCTGGAGGACGGGGCAGAGGTCCGGCTCGGGTTGTTTCTGGCGAACAGCAAGATCCGGCGAGCGAAGCTCAGCGGCGCGCAGTTGGAGCGGCCAGCCGGGCTCGGGCTGGCGTGGGCTGTGGCGTGGTGCTGTTGTATGGGGGCGGCCCCGGCCGTACTGCGTCCCGCATTTCGGGGACCGGGGCCTATCCCGCGCACTCCATACCGGCACGGGCCGGTATGGAGCCTAGTTCGTCCGGGTGAGGGAAGCGGTCCGATGGTGTTGTTCGGGACGCTACTTACGCCGCGCGCGGGGGTGGTGCGGGTCAGGCGGGGGTGATGTTCTCCGCCTGGGGGCCCTTGGGGCCCTGGGTGATGTCGAACGTCACGGCCTGGCCCTCCTGGAGCTCACGGAAGCCCGAGGAGTTGATCGCCGAGTAGTGGGCGAACACGTCCGGGCCGCCACCGTCCTGGGCGATGAAGCCGAAGCCCTTCTCCGCGTTGAACCACTTCACAGTTCCCGTAGCCATGTCTTATGCCTTCCAGTCGATGAACGCCTTCCGCACCATGCGGAAGGCGGAGGTGATCGCCCTGGTCCCTGCGGCACAGCACAGCAAAACGCCCACGCCTTCGGCGCGGGCCATAGGGGAACTTCCGAACCACGACAGCTGACCCAGACGTTACACGCCCCCACACCCTGTCACCACA
This DNA window, taken from Streptomyces sp. SCSIO 30461, encodes the following:
- a CDS encoding transposase; translated protein: MVKVQAANAPGGRFSKDAFTIDLEAGQVTCPNQMTAAIHPKSDGGGTACFKTACAACPLAAQCTTARNGRVITIGPHEEHLARGRARSADPVWLAAYRATRPKVERKIAHLMRRRHGGRRARVRGRAKIAADFSLLAAAVNVARLGVLGIMSTGSDKWAVAAG
- a CDS encoding cold-shock protein; its protein translation is MATGTVKWFNAEKGFGFIAQDGGGPDVFAHYSAINSSGFRELQEGQAVTFDITQGPKGPQAENITPA